One window from the genome of Streptomyces sp. WZ-12 encodes:
- a CDS encoding acylphosphatase: MNEQVRMTAWVRGRVQEVGFRWFTRANALRIGGLIGFAVNLGDGRVQVVAEGTKDRCEQLLEWLRTGDTPGTVAGVTEIWATPRGGYDGFEIR; encoded by the coding sequence ATGAACGAGCAGGTGCGCATGACCGCATGGGTACGCGGACGGGTCCAAGAGGTCGGGTTCCGTTGGTTCACCCGGGCGAACGCCCTGCGCATCGGCGGACTCATCGGCTTCGCGGTCAACCTCGGCGACGGCCGCGTCCAGGTCGTCGCGGAGGGGACGAAGGACCGCTGCGAGCAGTTGCTGGAGTGGCTCCGCACCGGGGACACGCCCGGGACGGTCGCCGGCGTCACTGAGATTTGGGCCACGCCGCGGGGCGGTTACGACGGCTTCGAGATC
- a CDS encoding CAP domain-containing protein — protein sequence MGRHRRSAPHALEAVRTGPVDGSADAPAGRRGHRAAPRRSTPVRTGLLGASAAVAMGAVAVTSGLVPGGGRFEVSGGRPDRIRADAPSDAEPQQSAAAPAAGLPASTGRGSGGAETAPRGAGRATPAPSPASPSATPSASSSASRGAATPAPEDNDQRTARPTNGPTTAAPRPSASPSVRPSATGSTESAAEAEVVRLVNQERVRAGCSPVTASDQLAGLAQRFSDDMARRGFFGHTDPDGHTPWDRARAQGIADVGGENIARGQADARSVMDIWMSSPEHRANILNCEYTTLGVGAHFGPGGPWWTQEFGF from the coding sequence ATGGGTCGCCATCGACGCTCTGCTCCCCACGCTTTAGAAGCCGTTCGTACAGGGCCCGTTGACGGGTCGGCGGACGCGCCGGCGGGGCGGCGCGGGCACCGGGCGGCGCCCCGCCGGAGCACGCCGGTGCGCACCGGGCTGCTCGGCGCCTCCGCGGCCGTGGCGATGGGCGCGGTGGCGGTGACGTCCGGACTGGTGCCCGGCGGCGGGCGGTTCGAGGTGAGCGGCGGTCGCCCCGACCGGATCCGTGCCGATGCGCCGTCGGACGCCGAGCCGCAACAGAGCGCCGCCGCACCGGCGGCCGGCCTCCCGGCCTCGACGGGCCGGGGCAGCGGCGGCGCGGAGACCGCGCCCCGGGGTGCCGGGCGGGCCACTCCGGCCCCCTCCCCCGCGTCCCCCAGCGCCACCCCGTCCGCGTCCTCCTCCGCGTCCCGGGGTGCCGCCACCCCCGCCCCGGAGGACAACGACCAGCGGACCGCGCGGCCCACCAACGGGCCGACCACCGCGGCGCCCCGGCCATCCGCGTCGCCGAGCGTCCGCCCGTCCGCCACCGGGAGCACCGAGTCCGCGGCCGAGGCCGAGGTGGTCCGGCTGGTCAATCAGGAGCGGGTCCGGGCGGGCTGCTCGCCGGTGACCGCCAGCGACCAACTGGCCGGTCTGGCCCAGCGGTTCAGCGACGACATGGCGCGGCGCGGCTTCTTCGGGCACACCGATCCGGACGGCCACACGCCCTGGGACCGGGCCCGCGCGCAGGGCATAGCGGACGTGGGCGGGGAGAACATCGCCCGGGGCCAGGCCGACGCACGGTCGGTGATGGACATCTGGATGAGCAGCCCCGAGCACCGGGCCAACATCCTCAACTGCGAGTACACGACCCTCGGGGTCGGCGCCCACTTCGGCCCGGGCGGGCCGTGGTGGACCCAGGAGTTCGGCTTCTAA
- a CDS encoding tyrosine-type recombinase/integrase yields the protein MAGHIQDRWYKVTEGSDGKPVKVKTDRHGTGLRYRARYVAPDGSEKSKSFPDKQKRKAEAWLNNVEADMSRGDYIDPNAGKLTFAQYVATWLTTQTTDPATRESVESRLRLHATPHLGTRPMASFQPSHIRLWMRAMEDAGLSAAYRRGIFAHVSTVFTAAAEDRVIRENPCRARSVKAPRLDPRKVKPWTYERVSQVRDELPDRYAEMVEPAAGCGLRQGEVFGLAVEDVDFLGGVLHVQRQVKLLRGRPVYAPPKGGKVRDVPLPESVGFALAAHITRYPPQEVTLPWKTLDGAPVTATLIFYSPESLALNRNRFNDRVWRPALRAAGVPTGRDNGMHALRHFYASVLLDAGESIRALSEYLGHHDPGFTLRTYTHLMPASETRTRAAVDRVFGKSGATDDGPETAQEAG from the coding sequence ATGGCCGGACACATCCAAGACCGCTGGTACAAGGTGACCGAGGGCTCGGACGGCAAACCTGTCAAGGTCAAGACTGACCGCCACGGCACGGGCCTGCGCTACCGCGCCCGCTACGTCGCCCCGGACGGCTCCGAGAAGTCTAAGAGCTTCCCCGACAAGCAAAAGCGGAAGGCTGAGGCTTGGCTCAACAACGTTGAGGCCGACATGTCGCGCGGCGACTACATCGATCCCAACGCTGGGAAGCTGACGTTCGCTCAGTACGTCGCGACGTGGTTGACGACGCAGACCACCGACCCGGCGACCCGTGAATCAGTGGAGAGCCGTCTGCGTCTCCACGCGACGCCGCATCTCGGCACTCGGCCCATGGCGTCGTTCCAGCCTTCCCACATTCGCCTCTGGATGCGGGCGATGGAGGACGCGGGCCTGTCAGCCGCGTACCGGCGGGGGATCTTCGCGCACGTGTCTACGGTCTTCACTGCTGCGGCCGAGGACCGGGTTATTCGAGAGAATCCGTGCCGCGCTCGGTCCGTAAAGGCTCCGCGCCTCGATCCTCGCAAGGTCAAGCCGTGGACGTATGAGCGGGTCAGCCAAGTTCGGGACGAGTTGCCCGACCGGTACGCCGAGATGGTCGAACCGGCGGCCGGGTGTGGGCTACGTCAAGGCGAAGTCTTCGGCTTGGCGGTGGAAGACGTTGACTTCCTCGGTGGAGTGCTCCACGTCCAGCGCCAGGTCAAGCTACTGCGTGGGCGTCCCGTCTACGCCCCTCCTAAGGGCGGCAAGGTGCGAGACGTGCCGCTCCCTGAATCCGTCGGCTTCGCCCTTGCGGCGCACATCACCAGGTACCCGCCGCAGGAGGTCACTCTGCCGTGGAAGACGCTCGACGGAGCACCGGTCACGGCAACGCTGATCTTCTACAGCCCCGAGAGCCTGGCGTTGAACCGGAACCGCTTCAACGATCGTGTGTGGCGTCCGGCTCTGCGGGCTGCTGGCGTGCCGACCGGTCGGGATAACGGCATGCACGCGCTTCGGCACTTCTATGCCTCGGTCCTCCTGGACGCCGGCGAGAGCATCAGGGCTCTGAGTGAGTACCTGGGCCATCACGACCCCGGGTTCACGTTGCGGACCTACACCCATCTGATGCCGGCGAGTGAGACGCGTACCCGGGCCGCGGTCGATCGTGTCTTCGGGAAGAGCGGGGCAACGGATGACGGCCCCGAGACGGCCCAGGAAGCTGGATAG
- a CDS encoding helix-turn-helix domain-containing protein — protein MKRPLPDRYLTPVDLADLLGVPVETVYQWRRKHTGPRGFRVGRHLRFDPEDVRVWVESQMEGAA, from the coding sequence ATGAAGCGGCCACTGCCTGACCGCTATCTGACCCCGGTTGACCTGGCGGACCTCCTCGGCGTTCCCGTCGAGACCGTCTACCAGTGGCGCCGCAAGCACACCGGACCGCGTGGCTTCCGCGTCGGTCGTCACCTGCGCTTCGACCCGGAAGACGTCCGCGTCTGGGTCGAGTCCCAGATGGAAGGGGCCGCCTGA
- the repSA gene encoding replication initiator protein RepSA — protein MGTDPVTLADMLRVANSPGFDRWQDQVRRTGGCSNPIHLMGQTVTRDARTGDVLYSYSTDGEPGGRLRVACGNRRASRCPSCAWTYAGDVYHLMRAGISGDPNKGTPRTVRDHPRVFATLTAPSFGPVHNRPDGGRCRCGTQHPEGDPVLGTALDPARYDYAGAVLWNNHAGDLWRRFTIYLRREIAARAGVTQAALKEECRVSFGKVAEFQKRGAVHFHAVVRLDGPDGPETDPPAWASVALLDDAIRAAAERVSVPVPASGDFPARTLRWGGQVDVQPIGGLAHVELTEAAVASYVAKYATKAAETTGTVDHRLGELSELDALADLPGHTRRLIEACYRLDDAYPDRKLWQWAHMLGFRGHFSTKSPRFSTTLGALRQVRADYRARQERRERGFSEDLNDTEGSTMVLAHWTYAGQGHTPGETWLAASIARDIRLDRETARQVLADLPDPDDWEVCA, from the coding sequence GTGGGTACCGACCCCGTGACCCTCGCGGACATGCTGCGGGTCGCCAACTCGCCCGGCTTCGACCGCTGGCAGGACCAGGTCCGCCGTACCGGCGGTTGCTCCAACCCCATCCACCTGATGGGCCAGACGGTCACCCGTGATGCCCGGACCGGGGATGTTCTCTACTCCTACTCGACCGACGGTGAGCCGGGCGGGCGCTTGCGGGTGGCCTGCGGCAACCGCCGCGCCTCGCGCTGCCCCTCTTGCGCCTGGACGTACGCCGGGGACGTGTATCACCTGATGCGTGCGGGGATCAGCGGCGATCCCAACAAGGGCACCCCGCGCACGGTCCGGGATCACCCCCGGGTCTTCGCGACCTTAACCGCGCCCTCGTTCGGCCCGGTCCACAACCGCCCCGACGGCGGCCGGTGTCGCTGCGGCACCCAACACCCCGAGGGCGACCCCGTGTTGGGCACGGCGCTTGATCCGGCTCGCTACGACTACGCCGGCGCGGTGCTGTGGAACAACCATGCCGGGGACCTGTGGCGGCGCTTCACCATCTACCTGCGCCGGGAGATCGCCGCCCGCGCCGGGGTAACGCAAGCGGCGTTGAAGGAAGAGTGTCGGGTCTCCTTCGGCAAGGTCGCAGAGTTCCAAAAGCGCGGCGCCGTCCACTTCCACGCGGTTGTACGCCTGGACGGTCCCGACGGCCCGGAGACGGACCCGCCCGCGTGGGCCAGCGTGGCCCTGCTCGATGACGCGATCCGGGCCGCCGCTGAACGCGTCAGCGTCCCCGTGCCGGCCTCCGGCGACTTTCCCGCCCGAACCCTGCGCTGGGGAGGGCAAGTTGATGTCCAGCCCATCGGTGGACTCGCGCACGTGGAGCTGACGGAAGCGGCGGTTGCCTCGTACGTGGCCAAGTACGCCACCAAGGCCGCCGAGACGACCGGGACCGTCGATCACCGGCTCGGGGAGCTCTCGGAGCTGGATGCACTCGCGGACCTGCCCGGCCACACCCGGCGTCTGATCGAAGCTTGCTACCGCCTGGACGACGCTTACCCGGACCGCAAGTTGTGGCAGTGGGCCCACATGCTCGGCTTCCGCGGCCACTTCTCCACCAAATCCCCGCGCTTCTCCACCACCCTCGGCGCCCTGCGCCAGGTCCGCGCCGACTACCGCGCCCGCCAAGAACGCAGGGAACGCGGCTTCTCGGAAGACCTCAACGACACGGAGGGCTCCACGATGGTCCTCGCCCACTGGACCTACGCCGGCCAGGGCCACACCCCCGGCGAGACCTGGCTCGCCGCTTCGATCGCCCGAGACATCCGCCTCGACCGCGAAACCGCGCGCCAAGTGCTCGCTGACCTGCCCGACCCGGACGACTGGGAGGTGTGCGCATGA
- a CDS encoding GntR family transcriptional regulator: MSKQPKYRQVADALRREIESGAYGPGARLPSESDLSARFEASRNTVRSGLSLLVSEGLVSSSQGLGYEVRKHEVFELNASRFENLTFPQNGDAYSTDVTNAGRRPHQSFRVELTSVPGYVAQRLKVGPDSRAVLRFCHRFVDDVPWSTQATHYPDWLVEKAPRLTDPGDIAEGTTQYLASLGIEQIGYADEIATRMPTPEEARLLEIGAGVPVLLWTRTGYSNGGPVRCTVTTLRGDLNRMTYDIGDLSARNENEPQ, from the coding sequence ATGAGCAAGCAGCCGAAGTACCGACAGGTGGCCGATGCCCTGCGCCGAGAAATCGAGAGCGGCGCATATGGCCCAGGCGCGCGGCTGCCCTCAGAGAGCGACTTGTCCGCTCGCTTCGAGGCGTCACGGAACACTGTCCGGTCAGGTCTAAGCCTGCTTGTCAGCGAGGGGCTGGTCTCGTCCAGTCAAGGGCTTGGGTACGAGGTCCGCAAGCACGAGGTCTTCGAGCTAAACGCTTCCCGCTTCGAGAACCTGACCTTCCCTCAGAACGGGGATGCATACTCCACGGACGTGACCAACGCTGGTCGGCGGCCGCACCAAAGCTTCCGGGTAGAGCTGACATCGGTGCCCGGCTACGTCGCCCAGCGACTGAAGGTCGGTCCAGACTCTCGGGCCGTCCTTCGGTTCTGTCACCGGTTTGTCGATGACGTGCCGTGGTCAACGCAGGCCACTCACTACCCGGATTGGCTCGTGGAGAAGGCCCCGCGGTTGACCGATCCCGGCGACATCGCTGAAGGGACCACGCAGTACCTGGCAAGTCTGGGCATCGAGCAGATTGGCTACGCCGACGAAATCGCGACCCGGATGCCAACGCCCGAGGAGGCCCGGCTGCTTGAGATCGGAGCCGGCGTTCCTGTCCTGCTCTGGACTCGCACGGGCTATTCCAACGGCGGCCCTGTCCGATGCACAGTCACCACTCTCCGTGGCGATCTGAACCGGATGACCTACGACATTGGCGATCTGTCCGCCCGAAACGAGAACGAACCCCAGTGA
- a CDS encoding GNAT family N-acetyltransferase yields MIITPALPSDLDQLIAFREEASSWLSELGSDQWSRPYPADRLLVTIEAGTVFMVRDGAVTAATITLTPDAEEGLWSHEELGQPSMFINKLTVARTHAGQNLGGRLLDWAGDRAYRSHAKWLRLDAWTTNDALQRYYLGQGFEHVRTVCEGNAVNGGPRVSGWLAQRPARPAETDFIDETPAPTPLGLDSGQRKIQVDGHSGSWLADSSSPW; encoded by the coding sequence GTGATCATCACCCCTGCCCTACCCTCCGACCTGGACCAGCTCATAGCGTTTCGTGAGGAGGCATCCTCATGGCTGAGCGAGTTGGGAAGCGATCAGTGGAGTCGTCCTTACCCTGCGGATCGCCTGTTGGTCACCATCGAGGCGGGGACCGTGTTCATGGTGCGAGACGGCGCAGTTACCGCGGCAACCATCACCCTGACTCCTGACGCAGAGGAGGGGCTTTGGTCGCACGAGGAGTTGGGGCAACCGTCGATGTTCATCAACAAGCTCACCGTGGCTCGTACGCACGCAGGACAGAATCTGGGCGGACGGCTTCTCGATTGGGCAGGCGACCGGGCCTATCGCTCTCATGCGAAGTGGCTTCGCCTTGATGCGTGGACGACGAACGACGCCTTGCAGCGTTACTACCTTGGGCAAGGCTTCGAGCATGTCCGAACTGTTTGCGAGGGCAACGCAGTCAATGGCGGACCAAGAGTCTCCGGCTGGCTCGCCCAACGTCCAGCTCGGCCCGCCGAAACCGACTTCATCGACGAGACGCCCGCGCCAACACCCCTTGGCCTTGACAGCGGACAGCGCAAGATCCAGGTAGACGGTCATTCCGGGTCTTGGCTGGCGGACAGCTCATCTCCCTGGTGA
- the istA gene encoding IS21 family transposase, producing MKKNAREVMEIFEALDATECVYSAAQLAGVDPKTVRRYARMRDRGMPVDGPIVRPKLIDPFMPKIEEWVERSQGKVRADKLHERLQLLGFTGDERTTRRAVAKAKERWKAGHRRTYRPWIAEPALWCQFDWGWGPKVPGPGGGEPRQTLLFCAWLAWSRYRVVVPAWDRSLGTLISCIDSMLRQFGGVPTYALTDNEKTVTIDRVAGVAVRHPQVVGTGRHYGVQVHTCVPFDPESKGGSEATVRIAKADLVPTDANLLGEYDSFTELRGACAVFCQQVNQRIHRETGKTPAAMLDIEKKRLHPLPEAPHTLALGESRQVLKDQTVRFGSVRYSTPPGLVGSEAWVRADGDELVIVVDLSRLAHRPEWMHGPAGLVEVARHQLSLPGRPVIDLTHYPNHPQDMDGGPRQPKPKPSTDAEKAFLDLGPGAKSWLIEAAAAGTSRMRVKMAAAVELAALVGVGEVDIALGLAATAGRFAEEDLMSIVQHRRHGSRPADLVVADEAHSVQPGTSAWADFGRVKPA from the coding sequence GTGAAGAAGAATGCCAGGGAAGTGATGGAGATCTTCGAGGCGTTGGATGCCACCGAGTGCGTGTACTCGGCGGCTCAGCTGGCGGGGGTTGATCCCAAGACCGTGCGCCGGTACGCACGGATGAGGGACAGGGGGATGCCCGTCGACGGACCGATCGTCCGCCCGAAGCTGATCGACCCGTTCATGCCGAAGATCGAGGAGTGGGTCGAACGTTCGCAGGGCAAGGTCCGTGCCGACAAGCTCCACGAACGCCTGCAACTACTGGGTTTCACCGGTGATGAGCGCACGACCCGCCGGGCGGTGGCGAAGGCGAAGGAACGGTGGAAGGCCGGCCACCGCAGAACGTATCGCCCATGGATCGCTGAACCTGCGCTCTGGTGCCAATTCGACTGGGGTTGGGGACCGAAAGTGCCTGGCCCAGGCGGTGGCGAGCCCCGCCAAACGCTGTTGTTCTGCGCGTGGTTGGCGTGGTCCCGTTACCGGGTGGTGGTCCCGGCCTGGGACCGGTCGCTGGGCACGCTGATCTCGTGCATCGACTCCATGCTGCGGCAGTTCGGTGGGGTCCCGACCTATGCGCTGACCGACAACGAGAAGACCGTCACCATCGACCGCGTCGCCGGTGTCGCCGTCCGCCACCCTCAGGTGGTGGGCACGGGCCGCCACTACGGCGTGCAAGTGCACACATGCGTCCCCTTCGATCCGGAATCCAAGGGCGGTTCGGAGGCCACGGTCCGCATCGCGAAGGCCGACCTGGTGCCCACTGATGCCAATCTGCTGGGCGAGTACGACAGTTTCACCGAACTCCGCGGGGCCTGCGCGGTGTTCTGCCAGCAGGTCAACCAGCGCATCCACCGCGAGACCGGCAAGACGCCGGCGGCCATGCTCGACATCGAAAAGAAGCGGCTTCATCCGTTGCCCGAGGCCCCCCACACCCTCGCGTTGGGCGAGTCGAGGCAGGTCCTCAAGGACCAGACGGTCCGCTTCGGATCGGTCCGCTACTCGACCCCGCCGGGCCTGGTCGGTTCCGAAGCCTGGGTTCGTGCCGACGGCGACGAGTTGGTCATCGTCGTCGACCTGTCCCGCCTTGCCCACCGGCCCGAGTGGATGCACGGCCCCGCCGGCTTGGTGGAAGTCGCCCGGCACCAACTCTCCCTGCCCGGACGGCCGGTGATCGACCTGACCCACTACCCCAACCACCCCCAGGACATGGACGGTGGTCCCCGCCAGCCCAAACCCAAGCCCAGCACGGACGCGGAGAAAGCATTCCTCGACCTCGGCCCGGGGGCCAAGTCGTGGCTGATCGAAGCCGCCGCGGCCGGCACCAGCAGGATGCGGGTCAAGATGGCCGCCGCCGTCGAACTGGCCGCTCTGGTCGGTGTCGGCGAGGTCGACATCGCCCTCGGGCTCGCGGCGACCGCCGGACGGTTCGCCGAAGAGGACCTCATGTCCATCGTCCAACACCGCCGCCACGGTTCCCGCCCCGCCGACCTGGTCGTCGCCGATGAGGCCCACTCCGTCCAACCCGGCACCTCCGCCTGGGCCGACTTCGGCCGCGTCAAACCCGCCTGA
- the istB gene encoding IS21-like element helper ATPase IstB, giving the protein MTAPVMDPVEVVTQTPPTPLPPPPTAPPIPPELESVLRRMRFPYLRRAAPEVLATARSQRWDPAEVVRILLEEEIKGRDAATRRNHRKQAQLPSGKTFESWKEDISSIPVPTQHALMTLEWIGRAENLAAAGPSGTGKSHLAEALANKAIDEGMKVAWFTLESLTAHLGRAVVDNTVSKAVAKITRCDLIVVDDIGMLPCGQAAAEAFYRVIDAAYERRSVIVTSNLHPSGFDSIMPKTLATAAVDRLLHHAHIVLTEGSSLRLTQATTGQGVQPLITAN; this is encoded by the coding sequence ATGACAGCCCCCGTGATGGATCCCGTCGAGGTCGTCACCCAGACGCCCCCGACACCGCTTCCCCCGCCGCCGACGGCCCCGCCGATCCCGCCCGAGCTGGAGTCCGTCCTTCGGCGCATGCGTTTTCCCTACCTCCGCAGGGCCGCCCCCGAAGTCCTCGCGACCGCGAGATCACAACGGTGGGACCCCGCTGAAGTGGTCCGCATCCTGCTGGAGGAAGAGATCAAGGGCCGCGACGCGGCCACCAGACGCAACCACCGCAAGCAGGCTCAACTCCCCTCGGGCAAGACCTTCGAGTCGTGGAAGGAGGACATCTCCTCCATCCCCGTCCCAACCCAGCACGCGTTGATGACGCTGGAGTGGATCGGCCGGGCGGAGAACTTGGCGGCCGCCGGCCCCAGCGGCACGGGCAAAAGCCACCTGGCCGAAGCACTCGCCAACAAGGCCATCGACGAAGGGATGAAAGTCGCCTGGTTCACCCTCGAATCCCTCACCGCCCACCTCGGCCGGGCCGTCGTCGACAACACCGTCTCCAAGGCCGTCGCGAAGATCACCCGATGTGATCTGATCGTCGTGGATGACATTGGCATGCTGCCCTGCGGCCAGGCCGCCGCCGAAGCCTTCTACCGCGTCATCGACGCCGCCTACGAACGCCGTTCGGTCATCGTGACCTCGAACCTTCATCCCTCAGGATTCGATTCGATCATGCCCAAGACACTGGCCACCGCCGCTGTCGATCGCCTCCTGCACCACGCTCACATCGTGCTGACCGAAGGCTCCTCACTCCGCCTCACCCAGGCCACCACCGGCCAGGGAGTCCAACCTCTCATCACCGCCAACTGA
- the mutM gene encoding bifunctional DNA-formamidopyrimidine glycosylase/DNA-(apurinic or apyrimidinic site) lyase encodes MPELPEVEVVRRGLARWVSGRTIDTVEVRHPRAVRRHPAGADDFAARLTGLRIGPARRRGKYLWLPVTGGGPAVQSAAEGIAPVVTPDVTHGLAILAHLGMSGQLLVQPQDAPDEKHLRIRIRFADTDADVPAEAAGTELRFIDQRTFGGLSLHDTVPGDPDLLPDVIAHIARDPLDPAFDDAALHDALRRRTTIKRALLDQTLISGVGNIYADEALWRAKLHYDRPTATLTRPRTAELLGHVREVMTAALAVGGTSFDSLYVNVNGESGYFERSLDAYGREDEPCRRCGTPIRRRPWMNRSSYFCPRCQRPPRPS; translated from the coding sequence GTGCCCGAGTTGCCCGAGGTCGAGGTCGTCCGGCGCGGCCTCGCGCGCTGGGTCAGCGGCCGCACCATCGACACCGTCGAGGTCCGCCACCCGCGCGCCGTCCGCCGGCACCCCGCCGGCGCCGACGACTTCGCCGCCCGGCTGACCGGGCTGCGCATCGGCCCGGCCCGTCGGCGCGGCAAGTACCTCTGGCTCCCGGTGACCGGCGGCGGTCCGGCCGTGCAGAGCGCCGCCGAGGGCATCGCGCCGGTCGTCACCCCCGACGTCACCCACGGCCTGGCGATCCTCGCCCACCTCGGCATGAGCGGCCAACTGCTGGTCCAGCCGCAGGACGCCCCCGACGAGAAGCACCTGCGGATCCGGATCCGCTTCGCCGACACCGACGCCGATGTCCCCGCCGAGGCCGCCGGCACCGAGCTGCGCTTCATCGACCAGCGCACCTTCGGCGGGCTCTCGCTGCACGACACCGTGCCCGGCGACCCCGACCTGCTCCCCGACGTCATCGCGCACATCGCCCGCGACCCGCTCGACCCGGCCTTCGACGACGCCGCCCTCCACGACGCGCTGCGCCGCCGCACCACGATCAAGCGCGCGCTCCTCGACCAGACCCTGATCAGCGGCGTCGGCAACATCTACGCCGACGAGGCGCTGTGGCGCGCCAAGCTCCACTACGACCGGCCGACCGCCACCCTCACCCGCCCCCGCACCGCCGAACTGCTCGGGCACGTACGGGAGGTGATGACCGCCGCGCTGGCCGTCGGCGGCACCAGCTTCGACAGCCTCTACGTCAACGTCAACGGCGAGTCCGGCTACTTCGAGCGCTCCCTGGACGCCTACGGCCGCGAGGACGAACCCTGCCGCCGCTGCGGCACCCCGATCCGCCGCCGCCCCTGGATGAACCGGTCCAGCTACTTCTGCCCGCGCTGCCAACGCCCGCCCCGGCCGAGCTAG
- the rnc gene encoding ribonuclease III: protein MTGTVSSPKKAEDGHASPRKRGDDTAPTDTVSSLSLLEGRLGYTLESALLVRALTHRSYAYENGGLPTNERLEFLGDSVLGLVVTDTLYRIHPDLPEGQLAKLRAAVVNSRALAEVGRGLDLGAFIRLGRGEEGTGGRDKASILADTLEAVIGAVYLDQGLDAAGELVHRLFDPLIEKSSSLGAGLDWKTSLQELTATEGLGVPEYLVTETGPDHEKTFTAAARVGGVSYGTGTGRSKKEAEQQAAESAWRAIRAAADEAAGKTPDGVDPAQASGDTTSPAQH, encoded by the coding sequence GTGACAGGCACTGTGTCTAGCCCGAAGAAGGCAGAAGACGGCCATGCGTCACCCCGCAAGCGCGGCGACGACACGGCCCCTACGGACACGGTCTCGTCCCTCTCGCTTCTGGAAGGGCGGCTCGGGTACACACTTGAGTCCGCCCTTCTGGTGCGTGCACTGACGCACCGCTCGTACGCCTACGAGAACGGCGGTCTGCCCACCAACGAGCGACTCGAATTCCTCGGGGATTCGGTGCTCGGCCTGGTGGTCACGGACACGCTGTACCGCATCCACCCGGACCTGCCGGAAGGCCAACTGGCCAAGCTGCGGGCCGCGGTGGTCAACTCGCGGGCGCTCGCCGAGGTGGGCCGCGGCCTCGACCTCGGCGCCTTCATCCGCCTCGGACGGGGCGAAGAGGGCACGGGCGGCCGGGACAAGGCCAGCATCCTCGCCGACACCCTTGAAGCGGTGATCGGCGCGGTCTATCTCGACCAGGGCCTCGACGCGGCCGGCGAGTTGGTACACCGGCTCTTCGACCCGCTCATCGAGAAGTCCTCCAGCCTGGGCGCCGGCCTCGACTGGAAGACCAGCCTCCAGGAGCTCACCGCGACCGAGGGCCTCGGTGTTCCGGAATACCTGGTCACCGAGACCGGCCCGGACCACGAGAAGACCTTTACTGCTGCCGCCCGCGTCGGTGGTGTCTCGTACGGCACCGGCACCGGCCGCAGCAAGAAGGAAGCCGAGCAGCAGGCGGCCGAGTCCGCGTGGCGCGCGATCCGCGCCGCGGCGGACGAGGCGGCGGGGAAGACGCCGGACGGCGTCGACCCGGCTCAGGCTTCGGGCGACACCACGTCGCCGGCACAACACTGA
- the rpmF gene encoding 50S ribosomal protein L32 produces the protein MAVPKRKMSRSNTRHRRSQWKAAVPTLVACERCQEPKQQHIACPSCGTYNKRQVIAV, from the coding sequence GTGGCTGTTCCGAAGCGGAAGATGTCGCGCAGCAACACGCGCCACCGCCGGTCGCAGTGGAAGGCTGCGGTCCCCACCCTGGTTGCGTGCGAGCGCTGCCAGGAGCCGAAGCAGCAGCACATCGCGTGCCCGAGCTGCGGCACCTACAACAAGCGCCAGGTCATCGCGGTCTGA
- a CDS encoding YceD family protein, translating to MFDTRELGRRPGTLKRLSRSVEAPADLGNEVIGAPQGAPVELDLRLEAVMDGVLVTGTGRATVKGECVRCLEPLERVLEAEFQELFAYPDADVRTPVSGDDAEDEEDTFYIEDDLFDLEPVLRDAVVLALPLQPVCREDCPGLCSECGARLADDPDHHHDAVDMRWAALQELVEPNQGHEKDNEPRDGGDEPQEK from the coding sequence GTGTTCGACACACGCGAGCTGGGGCGTCGTCCCGGCACGCTCAAGCGGCTCTCCCGCTCCGTCGAGGCCCCCGCGGACCTCGGCAACGAGGTCATCGGAGCGCCCCAGGGCGCGCCGGTCGAGCTCGACCTCCGCCTGGAAGCGGTCATGGACGGGGTGCTCGTTACGGGTACCGGCCGTGCGACCGTGAAGGGGGAGTGCGTAAGGTGTCTGGAGCCGCTGGAGCGAGTGCTCGAAGCGGAATTCCAGGAGCTGTTCGCCTACCCCGACGCCGACGTCCGGACCCCCGTGTCCGGCGACGACGCCGAGGACGAGGAGGACACGTTCTACATCGAGGACGATCTGTTCGACCTCGAACCCGTGCTGCGGGACGCGGTGGTGCTGGCACTGCCGTTGCAGCCGGTGTGCCGGGAGGACTGCCCTGGCCTGTGCTCCGAGTGTGGGGCGCGGCTGGCGGACGACCCGGACCACCACCACGACGCCGTCGACATGCGCTGGGCGGCACTGCAGGAACTCGTCGAGCCCAACCAGGGCCACGAGAAGGACAATGAACCCCGCGACGGCGGGGATGAACCTCAGGAGAAGTAG